In Ischnura elegans chromosome 3, ioIscEleg1.1, whole genome shotgun sequence, the sequence TCTGACTCTGGTAGTCCGATTGCTCCTCGTAGAATGTATCCGTGCTGGGCTTTGAGTTCGAAAAGGTCGTGGGAAACTTGGGGTGGTAAATTGGTGCTTCGGTGATAGGTTCCTCACAGGCCTCGTCAATCACTTGTGACTCAATCTTGGAGGGTGGTGCCGGAAAGTAATTTTCGGCGGAGTAACTGGAAGGGAGCTCGGTGGTTCCAGAGCTAGAAGCGGGTTTAGGGGCAGAAAAGTGTTTGTAATAAAGCGGGGTAATGACTTCCCGGCATTCTGTTTCGCTGGTTTCAGGAGTGTAGTTGGGAATGTAGGGGTTGTAATCGGTTTTTTGTGGCGCGGTTTCTTCGCAGGGAACGCTGGGAAGAGATGGCTTGGTTTCAGGATTATAGTTGGGAAAATACGGTTTGTATTTGGGTGCTTCAGGTTCCTCACAAGGTTCCGAGGGAAATGATGGTTTTGGCTCGGGAGTATAGCTGGGGAAGCAAGGTGGCTCAGGTACAGGTTCGTCGCATGGTACGCAGGGAAGAGATGGCCTGGGGTCAGGGTTGTAGTTGGGAAAATATGGATTGTATTTGGGCGTTTCAGGTTCATCACAAGGTGCAGGGGGATTATATGGCTTCATTTCAGGGGTGTAGTTGGGGAAGCAAGGTGGCTGAGGTACAGGTTCGTCGCAGGGAACACAGGGAAGAGATGGCCTGGAGTCAGGGTTGTAGTTGGGAAAATAAGGATTGTATTTGGGCGTTTCAGGTTCATCACAAGGTGCAGGGGAATTGTATGGCTTTGGTTCAGGGTAATAGCTGGGGGTATAAGGATTGTATTTAGGTGGCTCGGGTACCTCGCAAGGTTCGGAGGGAAGAGATGGCTTGGGGTCAGGGTTGTAATTAGGGATATAGGGAGTGAACTTGGGTGGTTCAGGTTCTTGGCAGGGTGCAGAGGGATAAGAGGGATTGGGCTCAGGGTTGTAATTGTGGAAGTAGGGATTGTATTTAGGTGTTTCAGGTTCTTTGCAGGGTACGGAAGGAAACGCTGGCTTTGGTGCAGGGAAATAGTTGGGGATGTAAGGATTGTATTTCGGCGTTTCAGGTTGAGGTTCTTCACAGGGTACACAGGGAAGAGATGGTTTGGGTTCAGGGGTGTAATTGGGAAAAAAAGGATTATATTTCGGTGCTTCAGGTTCTTGGCAAGGTGCAGGTTCATCGCAGGGTACACAAGGATAAGATGGCCGTGGTTCAGGAATATAATTTGGGAAATAGGAATTAAATTTGGGTGGCGCAGGTTCGTCGCAGGGTGTGGATGGATAGGATGACTTTGGCTCAGGATTGAAATTGGGGAAGTACGGGAAGTATTTCGGCGTCACTGGTGTAGGTTCCTCACAGGGTGCTTGAGGATAAGATGGTTTGGAATCGGGAGTGTAGTTAGGGATGTATGGATTATATTTGGGCGTCTCCGGTGCAGGCTCTTCGCATGGAACGGACGGTTTGGGCGTCTTGTTGATTGTCGAGTCGGAGTCGCAGGGTGGTTGGTATTGAGGGTAGTGATTTCCTGTGGGGTAGTACGTGGGCTGGGGTTTCTGACTGGGAGTGTACGGGTTGTAAATGGGTTTCACGGGAGCAGGTTCTTCGCAGGAAGCGGGAGAGTCATTTGTCTTCTCGTCAGTAACTGTCGGTTTGCGTGGATAATGATTTCCGGTTGGGTACTGAGGAGCTTGCGTCGCATCAGCGCAATCTTTGGGTTCTGGTGTGACCTTTGGTGTGTCAGGTTCGCACTTTGGTGTCTCCTTGGGCGTTTCGTCGCATGGCACGCATGGTTCGGGATTTGGATTAGGGATAGTTTGCGGGGGGCTTGGAACCGAGTACGATGAGGTGCGATAGTTGGAATAAGATTTTTGCTGACCACCCGAAGTATAACTACCGCTTTCTACTTGAGAGTAGAATGACTTCGCCTGTGAGAAAGCATCCCCAAATTTCTGATAAGAACTCGACTGTTCAAATGTTGGATACTGGGGGAATGAGGTCTTTCCACTGTAGCTCGgaggaaatgaatatgaactggTGCTTTGGGAACTCTCTTGTGGCTGGTATTGCGGTGTGTACGCTCCGTAGTCGACGTTTGGTACATGATATTGAGGGGGGCTGTGAGGGTTGCAGTTTCTTTCGATCGGTCGATTTCCATAGGCAACCTGCaaatagaaaaagaatttttcctttaatgactataatataatttaagatttCGTATTCTTTTCAAAGATAGATGAAGTGGAATAGTTGATAAGGACTGCCGGATTATAAGTATTCAGAAACGAatgtatgaatttaaaatgaaccaTACTGACGTTGGTAAATTTGttcgtgaaatattttcttattttatcccccaaaattaTCAATTCATGCATGAAGGTGATGGACCTACGATTGTTGTAGTAAAAAGTCATGAGAAAATTCGAAACGCGCTCGTATACGCTGGAGACTCTGGGCCATGCTCTGGGTGCGCTTCATGATCCATCGATACGTCTTCGTGACAACGTTTTAACACTTTTCCAGGCGGCCATGAGATATTTTTCTATAGTATTTTCTATGTATTgttctaaattaattaattatataatcaagGTATCACTAAGAATGAAGAGTATTAAATCCATACGCCATAAAGTCTATGCATTTCCCAAAACCCGGGCTTTTCAACGAGCCTTACATGGATTGATTcgatcagtgctgtagttgggccggtacggcgtaccccctaaaatccaaacccGTTATAgccgtaccggttaaaataccttcgcggccggattataatacatgttcagctgttggaatttttggtagtaccgcctaattttttttccaactacagcactggattCGATACTATTACAATTCACATTGGCAattcttaaggcctttttacacggggtacgtcaTCGCGCAGTCTggcgtatgtacgaaggcgcagtcaaaattgcgtcgtgtacgGCGGTAAATTGCAAGAAGtcatgcgagaatgcatgtatGCGGGAGGGAAAAATGGCCCCTGGTCTAATGCCGAGCTCgaattcttgcaatttcaactattttttcagtgttaacctgcgcaatgacgtgtcCCGTGTCAAACGGCCTTAATAAATATGTCGTATTTGGAAGCCTATGAATTAATATTGCGGCCTGCTTTATTAACAGTTAGATGCTGTTATGACTGTATGCCAATTATTTAGAATGTAGAATTGGAAACATAATAGCTACAGCATTTTTCCTCCAGTTTCAGTCACGCTATTTGACTGATAGTAAAATACGCTGTCACCTGAAGTCATTGAAAAAACTGATAATCGATGCATCTTTGCAATAAAATTCGTATAGTGGTGAGAGTGACTAATTCGTATTCGAACGTACATTTGTTAACCTTTAATTATGAGCAATAGTTTAgccatttccattaattttatgttttaagtaCCAATCCCTTCGATAGGTAACACCATTTTGATACATAACTTCAATAAATCAAATTTGGGAATAATTCAATCGTCATCAATAATCAATGAGTCACTTTGAAATATGTGCTGAGTCTAGAAATCATCGGCACCTGAACTAAACGCTGAAAATCATTCTCACCTTGATTTCTCGCGGTGAAGAGGCAAACATTATATCGATTAGAAGGTCTTTTCAAACTTGACACCTGCCTTTACTGTGGAAGCTGACGAGGCAATTTATCTATTCCATGCGTTGctcactcattgttgaatttgcgGGGCCAAGAGTGGATTAGATGCTAGGCTCGTAGCAATTTCAACCAAAATAGTCAATAATTCGCGTGCTAAAATTTTATCTGCTACCTTTGCTCACGATTTTATTCGCAAATGTTTATTTCCGAAGAAAATCTAAGGAAATCGTTCTAGTTATATGTAAAAATCACTAAATAAGAACAATATGTCGGATAAACCTTGGTAGAAATTAATGCTAGAGTATAGAAATAAAGCCGAGCTAATTTTTTCATGTGTTTACTTTAACGGCCTGATACgcctatataatttttctttgcgAGAAACAGGCCATTGACacgagaagtttttttttctttgcatgcTTTCATAAAAACAAAAAGTGATCAGTGAGTAGTAGTAAGTACTGATCCAGTTcatgtgaattaaaataaaatttagggtTTAATTAGAATAATTATAGAACTGGATAACCTAAAAATCGGTTCAAGACAGTTGAAAATGCAGTTACCTCCCGTAAGAATCCTTAAATGATGGAAAACTTCGAGCCGAAAATCTCAAGTATTAGtgcaattacttattgagagtaTGAAATAATTACAAGTAGAGAAAATTCATAATGTTTTGATTCTGTCCTACTTTTATAATGCCTATAATTAGGTTAAATGTTGAATGATACTATCGATTTCTCCGAATTTGCTAAAGTCAGAATAGAATATTGGTGTGAAGTAGGGCATCAGAAAAAATTGATCGAGTCGATACGATATGTGGTATGAGAGAAGTAGAAGAATTCTTTGAATTAAGTCGTAAAAATTCTGGCTATGGATGAACACAGCTCAGGTGAAGAAAAAGTAGTAGGCCCTCGTATAGTATTGGGCACGGAGCTGATgtggttaaaaaaaggaaaagatttCCTTTTTGGAATATAAACACCCACCTAATTTCGAGCCTTCCTCAACAGTACGTTCGATATGCTACAAGAGAACCTTAATTATGAAACAAAACTaattgttgaataatttttaatgaaagattggACGCCTCCGAAGTTTGAAATACTTTTGGGAAAATTCCGCGTTGAGAACATATATTTATGCTACAATTTGAGCGTACCACTTTCCTGTTCGTACTCCAATTGGAAAACGTAACCTGAGCAATAATGGATTTTAGGTTTCCTCggtgaatgaaatggaaaatcttcTTCGGACTTCGCACCTGAAGCATTTTCAGTTGACACCAATATTTCGAAAAACTAGTTAAGTTTCATTTTCAGGACGTGTCCCTGACACAGCTCTTAGAATTTACCCTAAAGATGATATGCAAGTTGTTTTTCGAAACGTCTGcgctatttttaatttgtatttgtgTGCAATTGAAGGAATAAATAATGACGTCGACAAACCGAAAAAATGTCGATAAATTGCTGTCTCTCATTCAGTCCTGTTAGGATCTCCAttgttgccgacgtttcgatggtcgaaTTGTCCATCGAAaagttgacagcagcggagattTTGACCCGGCTTCAAACCTAACAGCAATTTATCGATATCATCAACCGGGAAAACTTCGGATTTTTCGATCTATAAATACTTGTGTTGCAGATTACATTAGATAGCATCCTTGTTGTAGATTGCGCAGCGGCGCCTGGAAAACGCTTTTGAAACCCGagtaataaaacgagtaatagcCGGTTTTTTATTTCTAACCATAAGATGACACATCCATCAGCTTTACCTGGCGGTGGCTAAAAGGTCTTGTTTAGTTTGGAGAGTGATCTTACACCGAAACTAACCAGAACTGTAAACCACCTCTAAGTAAAGCTAAAATCTCCATTATCCGGTTAGTGTTTACCacacattataaaaccggccctaagagtaaattttaaatctCTGTAAACAATGTTAAACGCAATTTCAGCGCCGATATTTAAAAAGATCATGCATTATATTCACCTGCGTCGTTGCGGTAAGCAGGAGGGCGAACGCCCATATCCTTCCAGAAGCCCACGGTCCCATCTTTTGCTTGAGACACCGCACACCCAAGAATTTCACTGTGAACTCTTGCTGTCGGTGGTAATGCGCGCAGCTTTTATGCCACCGATTCTTGCCATCATAAGACTGGCGGGGCAGTGACGTATTTTGGGCGTCCAATGTTATCCCAAGGTGAGAGTATCTCTTCCTCGATTGTTTCCAACAGCGACGGCAGTCGAAGGCACGTACTCACAGGCGGACCTGCGGTCAGATGTTTGGTCAACAATCTCGGATCCGGAAATACACTTCGTAAGGTCATAGACAATGCTGTCGATTGCAGAGGGTAGTGTAATGCTCTTGTGCAGTAACCGATCACAAGACACGTCAATGTCTTTGCCGTAATCCATTGATTGTTACGAGGAGTTACTTCGGAAGCCTTGACGTGATTTTTGCCGCTTTCGCGACAT encodes:
- the LOC124156219 gene encoding cell surface glycoprotein 1-like, whose translation is MGPWASGRIWAFALLLTATTQVAYGNRPIERNCNPHSPPQYHVPNVDYGAYTPQYQPQESSQSTSSYSFPPSYSGKTSFPQYPTFEQSSSYQKFGDAFSQAKSFYSQVESGSYTSGGQQKSYSNYRTSSYSVPSPPQTIPNPNPEPCVPCDETPKETPKCEPDTPKVTPEPKDCADATQAPQYPTGNHYPRKPTVTDEKTNDSPASCEEPAPVKPIYNPYTPSQKPQPTYYPTGNHYPQYQPPCDSDSTINKTPKPSVPCEEPAPETPKYNPYIPNYTPDSKPSYPQAPCEEPTPVTPKYFPYFPNFNPEPKSSYPSTPCDEPAPPKFNSYFPNYIPEPRPSYPCVPCDEPAPCQEPEAPKYNPFFPNYTPEPKPSLPCVPCEEPQPETPKYNPYIPNYFPAPKPAFPSVPCKEPETPKYNPYFHNYNPEPNPSYPSAPCQEPEPPKFTPYIPNYNPDPKPSLPSEPCEVPEPPKYNPYTPSYYPEPKPYNSPAPCDEPETPKYNPYFPNYNPDSRPSLPCVPCDEPVPQPPCFPNYTPEMKPYNPPAPCDEPETPKYNPYFPNYNPDPRPSLPCVPCDEPVPEPPCFPSYTPEPKPSFPSEPCEEPEAPKYKPYFPNYNPETKPSLPSVPCEETAPQKTDYNPYIPNYTPETSETECREVITPLYYKHFSAPKPASSSGTTELPSSYSAENYFPAPPSKIESQVIDEACEEPITEAPIYHPKFPTTFSNSKPSTDTFYEEQSDYQSQIESKPEPADCGCEEPPKPEVDCEPTTAPTVAEPCCEDTPAADACEPTTAVPTEDDDCYDEEEQQIAEPCEPTVAPTPEPCAEDEVTEEENCGGEVEDDDLPVPCPETPKPCELCADDDDAYAAVNTRSFVPCAPRPKPIVKPFLPVKAKSLSWNIPKRTVTRVLKKPKAIVCPPLRGCKPCLPCACCLTQ